From Paenibacillus thermoaerophilus:
GGGCAATTGGGTTATGCTGAATCTATTGCTCTTATTTTGATGGACTTCACGATAAAGAATAGTACAGGGAGGATACTTCCCATGGATTTGCAAATGGCCGATCTGGAAGCGCTCAAGCTGAACGATCTGTATAAGTTGGCCAAATCGCATCAAATCCCGTCTTACGGGCAAATGAAGAAAAAAGAACTGATTTTCGCCATCCTGCGCGCGCAGGCCGAAAAAAGCGGCCACTTTTTCATGGAAGGCGTGCTGGACGTGCTGCCGGAGGGGTACGGGTTCCTGCGCCCGGTGAACTATTTCCCCAGTCCGGACGATATTTATATCTCGCAATCCCAGATTCGCAAATTCGATCTCCGTTCCGGGGACAAAGTATCCGGCAAATGCCGGCCGCCGAAAGAAAACGAACGGTACTTCGGCTTGCTGCAGGTCGAAGCCGTCAACGGCGAGAGTCCGTCGACGGCGGCAGAGCGCCTGCACTTCCCGGCCCTGACGCCGCTGTATCCGCAGAAAAAGATGGTGCTGGAGACCGGCAATCCGTCCGAATACGCCACGCGGCTGATGGACCTGCTGACGCCGGTCGGCTTCGGCCAGCGCGGACTGATCGTCGCTCCGCCGAAAGCCGGCAAGACGATGCTGCTGAAGCAGATCGCCAACAGCATCGCCGCCAACCACCCGGACGTCGAGCTGTTCGTGCTGCTGATCGACGAACGTCCCGAGGAAGTGACGGACATGCAGCGCTCCGTGAAGGGGGAAGTCGTCGCCTCCACGTTCGACGAGCTGCCGGAGAATCACGTCAAGGTGGCCGAGCTTGTGCTGGAGCGGGCGCTCCGGCTGGTCGAGCATAAGAAGCATGTCGTCATTCTGCTGGACAGCATCACCCGTCTGGCGCGGGCATACAACCTGGTTGTGCCGGCTACGGGGCGTACTTTGTCCGGCGGTATCGATCCGGGCGCGTTCCACCGTCCGAAACGCTTTTTCGGTTCGGCCCGCAACGTCGAAGAAGGCGGCAGCCTGACGATTCTGGCTACAGCGCTGATCGAGACCGGTTCCCGCATGGACGACGTCATCTACGAGGAGTTCAAGGGCACCGGCAATCTGGAGCTTCATCTCGACCGCAAGCTGGCCGAACGCCGCATCTTCCCCGCGATCGACATTCGCCGTTCCGGCACGCGCCGCGAGGAGATGCTGCTGACGAAGGAAGAACTGGAAAAGGTGTGGGCGATCCGCAAAAACATGCAGGACTCGCCGGATTACATCGAAGCGTTCCTCAAAAAATTCGCCGACTCCAAGAGCAATGCCGAGTTCCTGCAAACGATCAATCTAAATGCGGTGGCCGCTCCCAAGCGGACGCGCAGCGGAACGAGCCACTCGGCCTCCTGAGCAGGCGACGGGAGATTGGTTATGAGTTATCATTTGGTTTATGCAGACGAAAGCGGACGCGTGTACGACGATCCGGAGCTGCTGGCTCTCGGGCGCAACGGCGATATGATCACGGAAATAGTGGAGGACGAGCTGATTCCGCTGCCGGAAGGCGCGACGTTGGTGAGCCTGCCGTATACCCGGCCGATCGGGATGGACCCCGAGACCGGCGAGATGCGGCCGGCCCCCGGCGACCGTTACGCGGTGGGGGCCCTGCTTCCGCAGGGCTATACGCGGCTGCTGCTGCCCGGCTACGTGAAGCGGGACCGCTCGCAGTTGCTTCCGCTGTTCGGTTATACGGCCGTCGCCTGGAAGGATGACCGGTTTTATGTCGCCGCCCAGCTCACCGACGATCCGGAGCGCTGGAATCCTCGCAACTGCGATCTCGACGAACTGGAGCGCGGTGTGAAGCGCCTGCGGGAGAAGTACCCGGAGAACCGGCTGTACGAGCATCTGTCCCATTGCGCGCTCGGCTACGAATGTCTGACGGCGTCGAACACGTTCCTTCAACGCTGGGAAGGCGCCGTTCCGGTATCGTACTCCTGCAACGCGGCCTGCCACGGCTGCATCTCGGAGCAGCCGGACGACAGCGGTTTTCCCGCGCCCCAGACGCGAATGAAGTTCCGCCCCACGGTGCAGGAAGTCGTCGAGGTGATGATGGAGCAGTTGCGCGATCCCGAGGCGATCATCAGCTTCGGGCAGGGCTGCGAGGGCGAACCGGCGACGCAAGCGTCGATCATTATCCCCGCGATCAGGGAAGTGCGGAGCCGGACGTCGAACGGCTACATCAACATCAACACGAATGCCGGCCTGACCGACCATATCCGCGGGATCGTCGACGCGGGCCTCGACCTGATGCGGGTCAGCACGATCAGCGCGATTGACGAGCACTACAACGCTTACTACAAGCCGCGCCACTACACCTTGGCCAACGTGGAGAAATCCCTGCGCTACGCGGCGGATCAAGGCGTCTATACCTCGATCAACTATCTGATCTTCCCCGGGGTAACCGACCGCGAGGAGGAAGTCGAGGCGATGATCGATTTCGCCCGGCGGACCGGTCTGAAGCTGATCCAGCTTCGCAATCTGAACATCGATCCCGAGAGCTATCTTTCTCTCATCCCGCCCGCGCGGGGCGAGCTGCTCGGCATGAAGCGGACGATTGAGATCTTCCGGGAGGAACTGCCGGACGTCGTGATCGGCTCGTATACGCACGTGCCGCCGGTACGGCGCGCAATCGTTAATTAGATCATAACTGCGGGATTTTGCCGTGGTGTCATACCCCTCACGGTAAACAGTGAAAAAGCTCATGGCGTCATGAGTTCAACACTGTTCGCCGGAGGGTTTTTTTATGGCGCCAAGCCCGGTTCAGGACCATCCGAATTGGTTCGAATGGACGCCAATCAAAAAGCGGTTGGTCTTCAAGGCGGTTCGGATCGAATCCGACGGATGACCATGCCCGGAGGATGCTTGCGCCGTCGGGCGGGCCATGATATACTTTGCATTATGTGTGAATTTGAACTCTGTTCCCTCAGGGATCAGGGCGGAAAGAGGTGAACGAACAATGAAACCGGAAATTCATCCGACTTATCACGTGACCACGGTAACTTGCGCTTGCGGCAACTCGTTCGAGACGGGCTCTGTCAAACAAGCTCTGAAGGTTGACGTATGCTCGGCTTGCCATCCGCATTTCACTGGCGTCCAAAAGTTTGTGGATGCCGGCGGCCGTGTCGATCGTTTCAAAAAGAAATACGGTCTGTGATTTCAAACCGGATCGGGAAGATCGGGATTGCCGCAATTCGGGCAACGGCTTTCCAATCGGCGATATAAAAAGCCTTTTACAGGCTATTATTACCGGACATTCGACCGGCATAGGGAAACCTCCTGGAGCCATCCTAAAGGCCAAAGGAGGTTTTTTTATGTCCAGCACCCGTTTGATTCGGATGTTCGCCGCCGGCGCGATCGCCGCACTCTTGGCCGTTAACGTGTCCGCCTGCGGGAATGGGGCGGGCAAAACCCGTTCGTACGGCAACGACGGCTACAACGGACTGCAGAACTCATTTCCTAGCTTGCAGGTGGGCACCAATAACCGGGGCAATCAGGGCTACGACGAGGACAGCGCCCGGATGAGCCGGATCGTCAAGGGCGTATCGGGGGTCAAATCGGCCCGTTTGATTTTGAACGGTCCGACGGTGCACGTGAACCTCAAAGCCGATCCGTCGGTGCCCGACGAGCAGTTGGAATCGGTTCGCCTGCAGGTGCTTCGGCAGTTGGAGTATCAGATTCCGCGTTACGTATACGATGTCGAGATCAAAAAGTAACCAGCCGAATTGCCACGCGCGCCACTTTTAGCCTTCGGTTGCGAATTTCCGTCCGATCGGCTATACTAATGCTTACCGTGCTAGATGGGGAGGTAGCGGTGCCCTGTAACCCGCAATCCGCTATAGCGGGGTTGAATTCCTGTTTGAGGTCTTGTAGATGTGAGGTCTGGCGCCGACACGCGGTGTTGACGGCCGGTTCCTTCGCAATGGATGCCTGTGAACCCGGTCAGGTTCGGAAGAAAGCAGCCGTAAGCAGGATTTTCCATGTGCCGAGGGGGCAACCGGCCCGAGCTGGCGATCGGCGTACGCTTGGGTCGCAACGGCCGAGGACAGGTGCACGGTTTTTTATACATATTGCGACGACCGACACCGGTGCCGCGCATGACGATTGATCATGCGGCCCGGTGTTTTTTGTGTTCCCGCCGGTCCCCCTAGAAGTTTTCGCGTTCCAGCAGAAGAGAAGGAAGGAAAAGCTGGAATAATTCTCGAATTATTCAGAAATACCCGAGACTGATCACATAAAAAGGGGCGCATTCAAAAGTGGTGGATCGATTGCTGAGGGTAATGAGCAACAGGGTGTGCATTCCTTACGGAGAATTGGAGATGATCGTCAAGCGGTGTTCCGACAACTGCGTATTCGTCGTTGGAGAGGACGGGCGAATCCGGGCATACAGCGCTTTTGCAGGACTGATGTTCGCCGGTCCGCAAGGTGGGTTAAAGGGGGAATGGATTACGAATCGCGTTCGCCTTTCGGACGCGATCGGGAACGTTTTCGCTCGATATTTTTCCCGTTATCCGCGTACGGAAGCTCCGCCGCCGTTGGAACTGCTGATCCGGGGCGATTGGATACCTGCGGAGCGTTATACTTTGCATCATGTCAATTGCGGCGCGGATGGCGTTTTTTATCTGCTTTGGATATACGAACCGTCGAACCAACACAGCGGCAAATTGCTGCTGCACCGGTTCGCGGACGAGATGATCCGCCATTTCAGTATGGGCGTGCTGTTGATCAACGCGGACTTTTGTCTGGTCGATATCAGCGAGACGGCTTGCCGGATTTTGGGCTTTGAGCGGGATCAGGTGGTCGGGCTGCCGATGGACGAGGTGTTCGCCGGCGTCCCGCCCGAGCACCGTCTCGTGCAGCGTTCCCTGCTCGACGGCGTGGTGCACCGCAACCATGCGGTGTCCTGGACGAACGATGCCGACCGGTACGAGCTGCTGCTCGATTCCAACCTGCTTCTGAACGAATTCGGCGGAATCGAGGGGGCGTACGTCCTGTTTAAGGACGTGACGAATCTGCGTTCCCTGGAGCAGCAGGTGCAGCGCAGCGACCGTCTGGCCATGATCGGACAGATCGCGGCGGGGACCGCGCATGAGATCAGGAATCCGCTGACGTCCATCCGGGGATTCCTGCAAATGCTTAACCGGAACTTTCAGGAGGCCGGCCAGCAGAAGGAGAGCCAATACACCTCGATTATGCTGACGGAGATCGACCGGATCAACGAGCTGGTGAACGAATTTTTGCTGCTGGGCAAATCCAAGGATGTGGTGTTCTCCGCGATCGACGTGCAGCACACGTTGGCGGAGATTATGCCGATTATTCGGAACCAGGCGCTTCTACACGGCATTGACGTCGAATACAAGCGGGCGGAACGGATGCCGCTCGTTATCGCGAACGGCGAGATGCTCAAACAGGTTTTTATCAATATATGCAAAAACGGCATCGAAGCGATGGCTTCCGGCGGCGTGCTGACTGTACAGGAGCGGGTGGATGCGGCCCAAGGCATGGTGTACGTCGAAATTCACGATCAGGGGCCGGGCATTCCGCCTTATCTGGTGGACAAAATTTTCGATCCGTTCTTCACGACCAAGGAAGAAGGGACCGGGCTCGGCCTGGCTGTCTGCCAGCGGATCATTCACGATATCGGCGGCGTGATCCGGGTTGCGTCCAAAGGGTACGGCACGACCTTCTACGTGGGCATTCCTTACGGCGAAGCCGCTCCCGGAGACGATGAGCCCGGCCGGCGGCGCGCGGAAAAAACGGCGGAGACCCCCGATCCGGTTAGTCAAATGAAGGCGCTTGATGTATAATAAACAGGATGGTCGACTAGACCGAGCGCATGTACGAAATTGGGGTTGAAGCTATGGCTCACGTGGCATTGTACCGTGCTTGGCGTCCGCAGTCTTTTGCCGATATGGTCGGTCAGCGCCACATTGTGCGGACGCTGCAGAATGCGTTGCGCGAAGGCCGGACGACTCATGCCTACCTGTTCGCCGGACCGCGCGGAACGGGCAAAACGACGACGGCCAAAATATTGGCCAAGGCCGTCAACTGCAGGCAAGGCCAAGTAGACGAGCCGTGCAACGAATGCGATGCGTGCCGGGGCATTGCCGACGGTTCGGTTCTCGACGTGCTCGAGATCGACGCGGCGTCGAACCGGGGCGTCGAGGAAATTCGCGAGATCCGGGACAAGGTGAAGTTCGCCCCGACGGACGTCCGCCGCAAAGTCTATATAATTGACGAAGTCCATATGCTTACGACAGAAGCGTTTAACGCCCTTTTGAAGACGTTGGAGGAACCGCCGCCTCACGTCATGTTTATCTTGGCGACGACGGAGCCGCACAAGCTGCCGGCGACGATCATCTCGCGCTGCCAGCGGTACGACTTCAAGCGGGTGTCGCTGGAGGAGCAAGTCGGCCGGCTGGCGGCGATCTGCGCGGCCGAAGGCGTCGAAGCCGAGAAGGAAGCGTTGGATTACGTGGCGCGGCTGTCGGACGGCGGCATGCGCGACGCGCTTAGTATTCTCGATCAGGTGATCGCGTACACGGGCGGCCGGGTGACGTTGGCCGA
This genomic window contains:
- the rho gene encoding transcription termination factor Rho, with the translated sequence MDLQMADLEALKLNDLYKLAKSHQIPSYGQMKKKELIFAILRAQAEKSGHFFMEGVLDVLPEGYGFLRPVNYFPSPDDIYISQSQIRKFDLRSGDKVSGKCRPPKENERYFGLLQVEAVNGESPSTAAERLHFPALTPLYPQKKMVLETGNPSEYATRLMDLLTPVGFGQRGLIVAPPKAGKTMLLKQIANSIAANHPDVELFVLLIDERPEEVTDMQRSVKGEVVASTFDELPENHVKVAELVLERALRLVEHKKHVVILLDSITRLARAYNLVVPATGRTLSGGIDPGAFHRPKRFFGSARNVEEGGSLTILATALIETGSRMDDVIYEEFKGTGNLELHLDRKLAERRIFPAIDIRRSGTRREEMLLTKEELEKVWAIRKNMQDSPDYIEAFLKKFADSKSNAEFLQTINLNAVAAPKRTRSGTSHSAS
- a CDS encoding radical SAM protein — its product is MSYHLVYADESGRVYDDPELLALGRNGDMITEIVEDELIPLPEGATLVSLPYTRPIGMDPETGEMRPAPGDRYAVGALLPQGYTRLLLPGYVKRDRSQLLPLFGYTAVAWKDDRFYVAAQLTDDPERWNPRNCDLDELERGVKRLREKYPENRLYEHLSHCALGYECLTASNTFLQRWEGAVPVSYSCNAACHGCISEQPDDSGFPAPQTRMKFRPTVQEVVEVMMEQLRDPEAIISFGQGCEGEPATQASIIIPAIREVRSRTSNGYININTNAGLTDHIRGIVDAGLDLMRVSTISAIDEHYNAYYKPRHYTLANVEKSLRYAADQGVYTSINYLIFPGVTDREEEVEAMIDFARRTGLKLIQLRNLNIDPESYLSLIPPARGELLGMKRTIEIFREELPDVVIGSYTHVPPVRRAIVN
- the rpmE gene encoding 50S ribosomal protein L31, with translation MKPEIHPTYHVTTVTCACGNSFETGSVKQALKVDVCSACHPHFTGVQKFVDAGGRVDRFKKKYGL
- a CDS encoding ATP-binding protein, with product MELLIRGDWIPAERYTLHHVNCGADGVFYLLWIYEPSNQHSGKLLLHRFADEMIRHFSMGVLLINADFCLVDISETACRILGFERDQVVGLPMDEVFAGVPPEHRLVQRSLLDGVVHRNHAVSWTNDADRYELLLDSNLLLNEFGGIEGAYVLFKDVTNLRSLEQQVQRSDRLAMIGQIAAGTAHEIRNPLTSIRGFLQMLNRNFQEAGQQKESQYTSIMLTEIDRINELVNEFLLLGKSKDVVFSAIDVQHTLAEIMPIIRNQALLHGIDVEYKRAERMPLVIANGEMLKQVFINICKNGIEAMASGGVLTVQERVDAAQGMVYVEIHDQGPGIPPYLVDKIFDPFFTTKEEGTGLGLAVCQRIIHDIGGVIRVASKGYGTTFYVGIPYGEAAPGDDEPGRRRAEKTAETPDPVSQMKALDV